From the genome of Acidobacteriota bacterium, one region includes:
- a CDS encoding mandelate racemase/muconate lactonizing enzyme family protein, whose translation MKIRDIRLLPLRGETPDGGWDEKFSDLENNLHTLVEVITDEGVTGLGSVFTSERLIRGAIDVMRPFLIGASALDPAVTTETCHQQTFWQGRGGAVTHAISGIDIALWDILGKVTGQPVSRLLGGRYREKIKPYGSLLMDEPEILRASLEDGLNRGFRAFKIGWGPFGRRDRKTDEAIVKAARETVGAEVELMVDAGGSDAFWPHGYKWGLQTSRMLSDYEIAWFEEPLRPDDLDGYVKLTENAPLPISGCEVFTRRQSFIEWIERRAVDYIQPDVTKVGGISEEFRIAQYADDHSIRFVPHGWNTAVGLAADLQLVAAVPCASWVEYITPAPYIEDLLAVPIRPDEDGMIPIPDGPGLGLEWNPDGIARFTGGLQLTPSSI comes from the coding sequence ATGAAGATTCGAGACATCCGTCTCCTCCCGCTCCGCGGTGAAACCCCCGATGGAGGGTGGGACGAAAAGTTCTCCGACCTCGAAAACAACCTTCACACTCTGGTCGAGGTCATCACCGATGAAGGGGTCACCGGACTGGGCAGCGTCTTCACCTCGGAACGGCTGATCCGGGGCGCCATCGACGTGATGCGGCCCTTCCTCATCGGCGCTTCCGCCCTGGACCCGGCGGTGACGACCGAGACCTGCCACCAGCAGACCTTCTGGCAGGGCCGCGGCGGGGCAGTCACCCATGCCATTTCAGGTATCGACATCGCTCTCTGGGACATTCTCGGGAAGGTCACCGGCCAACCCGTCAGCCGGCTGCTGGGAGGCCGCTACCGGGAAAAGATCAAACCGTACGGGTCCCTGCTGATGGATGAACCCGAAATCCTTCGAGCTTCGCTGGAAGACGGGCTCAACCGGGGATTCCGCGCCTTCAAGATCGGTTGGGGCCCGTTCGGCCGCCGCGACCGGAAGACCGACGAGGCCATCGTCAAGGCCGCGCGCGAAACGGTGGGGGCTGAGGTCGAATTGATGGTGGACGCCGGAGGTTCGGATGCCTTCTGGCCCCACGGCTACAAGTGGGGGCTGCAGACCTCGCGGATGCTCTCCGACTACGAAATCGCCTGGTTCGAGGAACCGTTGCGTCCGGATGATCTCGACGGATACGTAAAACTGACCGAAAATGCGCCGCTGCCCATTTCCGGCTGCGAGGTCTTCACCCGGCGGCAGTCATTCATCGAGTGGATCGAACGGCGAGCTGTGGACTACATCCAGCCCGACGTCACCAAAGTCGGAGGGATCAGCGAGGAATTCCGGATCGCCCAATACGCGGACGACCACTCGATCCGTTTCGTCCCTCACGGCTGGAATACGGCCGTCGGGCTGGCCGCCGACCTGCAACTCGTCGCGGCGGTCCCGTGTGCAAGCTGGGTCGAATACATCACGCCGGCACCCTACATTGAAGACCTGTTGGCGGTTCCGATTCGTCCCGACGAAGACGGGATGATTCCGATCCCGGACGGCCCCGGACTCGGCCTGGAGTGGAATCCGGACGGCATCGCCCGGTTCACCGGGGGACTGCAGTTGACGCCTTCTTCAATTTGA
- a CDS encoding hydantoinase B/oxoprolinase family protein, with amino-acid sequence MAEIDPITREIIQNALSSAADEMSLALYRTAYSTIVRDCLDYSTSLCNAQGEMIAQGVTIPLHLGSVPHAMETLLEKYGDDMEPEDVFIMNDPFGGGMHIPDIYVVKPVFIEGHLVSFAVSTAHHLDLGGRLPGSSACDNTEIFQEGFRIPWLKLFHRGEPDVSIFELMRTNVRVPEQTIGDLRAQVAACNIGARAVQALVERHGPQTFADCADDLIAYTERLMRAEIATWPDGSNTFTDYMDSDGVDGPRVRIQVKITVEGDSLTADFTGTDPQVRGALNSTLSFTEGAVAVCVRCAMREEVPNTAGMFRPLSIITEPGTVVDVVMPGASSMRGVTGFRMVDTIFGALAGLLPDRILAAGEGGNTLVVIGGLRKDRSPYVYYELMTGTWGGRPDRDGNDGLCNPINVASNIPVEHAETEYPLRIRRYGLVGDSGGAGKYRGGLAVEREWELLEGETHLAIRSDRRDHLPYGLYSGKPGTGSLTILTRDGDQEVLPVMISSTLKEGDVLYHRQPGGGGWGEPLDRPAETVQRDVRNEKVSVQAARDEYGVVIGDHLAVDREATESRRQQLRHEPVAAGHEV; translated from the coding sequence ATGGCTGAAATCGATCCCATCACTCGTGAGATCATCCAGAACGCCCTCTCGTCGGCCGCCGACGAGATGTCTCTGGCGCTCTATCGCACGGCATACTCCACCATCGTCCGGGACTGTCTCGACTATTCCACCTCGCTGTGCAACGCCCAGGGCGAGATGATCGCGCAAGGCGTCACGATTCCCCTCCATCTGGGATCGGTTCCTCACGCCATGGAGACGCTGTTGGAAAAGTACGGTGACGACATGGAGCCGGAGGACGTTTTCATCATGAACGATCCTTTCGGCGGCGGAATGCACATCCCCGACATCTATGTCGTCAAACCGGTATTCATCGAGGGCCACTTGGTCTCCTTCGCCGTCAGCACGGCCCACCACCTGGATCTGGGCGGACGCCTGCCCGGAAGCTCGGCTTGTGACAACACGGAGATTTTTCAGGAGGGATTCCGCATCCCGTGGCTCAAGCTCTTCCACCGGGGGGAACCGGATGTGTCGATCTTCGAGTTGATGCGAACCAACGTCCGGGTTCCCGAACAGACCATCGGCGATCTCCGGGCGCAGGTCGCCGCCTGCAATATCGGCGCCCGCGCGGTGCAGGCCCTCGTGGAGCGGCACGGCCCTCAGACCTTTGCCGACTGTGCCGACGATCTCATCGCATACACCGAGCGTCTCATGCGGGCCGAGATCGCCACTTGGCCCGACGGCAGCAACACCTTTACCGACTACATGGACAGCGACGGGGTCGACGGGCCGAGGGTGCGCATACAGGTGAAGATCACTGTCGAAGGCGATTCCCTGACCGCCGACTTCACCGGCACCGATCCGCAGGTCCGGGGTGCGCTCAACAGCACGCTCTCCTTCACCGAAGGCGCCGTCGCCGTCTGTGTCCGGTGCGCCATGCGGGAGGAGGTGCCCAATACCGCCGGCATGTTCAGACCCCTGAGCATCATCACCGAGCCCGGCACCGTGGTCGACGTCGTGATGCCCGGGGCCTCCTCCATGCGCGGGGTGACCGGGTTTCGCATGGTCGATACCATCTTCGGCGCGCTGGCCGGCCTGCTGCCCGATCGGATCCTGGCGGCCGGCGAAGGGGGCAACACCTTGGTGGTGATCGGAGGTTTGCGAAAGGACCGCTCGCCCTATGTCTACTACGAACTGATGACCGGGACCTGGGGCGGCCGCCCCGACCGGGACGGCAACGACGGCCTTTGCAATCCCATCAACGTCGCCAGCAACATCCCCGTGGAGCATGCCGAAACCGAGTACCCGCTCCGGATCCGGCGTTACGGGCTGGTGGGAGACTCGGGAGGCGCCGGAAAGTACCGGGGCGGCCTGGCCGTCGAACGGGAATGGGAGTTGCTGGAGGGCGAAACTCACCTGGCCATCCGTTCCGATCGGCGCGACCACCTTCCCTATGGACTCTACTCGGGGAAACCTGGAACCGGTTCTCTTACCATCTTGACCCGGGATGGGGACCAGGAAGTGCTTCCCGTCATGATCTCCAGCACGCTGAAGGAAGGGGACGTCCTCTACCATCGGCAACCCGGGGGCGGCGGCTGGGGCGAACCTCTCGATCGGCCTGCCGAAACCGTTCAGCGGGACGTCAGGAACGAGAAAGTGTCGGTGCAGGCGGCTCGAGATGAATACGGCGTGGTGATCGGCGACCATCTGGCCGTGGACCGTGAGGCCACGGAATCCCGGCGTCAGCAGCTCCGCCATGAGCCGGTAGCTGCGGGCCACGAAGTGTGA
- a CDS encoding hydantoinase/oxoprolinase family protein produces the protein MSQQQEQIRIGADVGGTFTDVILLDAEGRIWSHKVPSTPPDFEQAVLLASESLLRQSQTGGPAVRQVAHGTTVATNAVLEHRGAKTALITTKGFRDVLELRRIRAPQIYDVFFDKPEILVERYLRFEIDERIAADGTVLTPLDESDLWRIKERLEAEAVESIAVCFLHSYAFPQHEVAVGRFLRRHFPDTPVSLSHEVLPERKEYERTATTVVNAYVRPIMHVYLNALRHGLNDLEIEAPLHIMQSAGGLTPDDNAARRPVFVLESGPAAGVLAAGFTARRLGIGNVITLDMGGTTAKASMIEGGKIDYSPEYEVGSSLSVVSRLVGGGGELIRAPSIDIAEVGAGGGSIAYLDRAGGLRVGPRSAGAVPGPVCYQRGGQAPTLTDANVVLGYIRPGDLADGQVSIDRESAERAITDMIATPLDLDLIQAAEGIHRIGNARTMRALRAVSTERGRDPRSFVLMAFGGSGPIHAAGLARELGISRVIVPALPGLFSALGLLFSGIEHHDVRSCLLSGPDLTAAALRNVRDEMRRNMLAQFKAEGFPAEQVRLSAACDVRFKGQTSEIRLEVTADRIGDQTVQDLCSDFVAEHEKLYGHRSDPDNPIEVVAVRLIGRAGEPRQEGALKPAEYLGTRAPSRRACFSGNVMDTPVVGRSDLKDPRNGPLLIDEYDSTIVVPPDARASLDPQGNLNLEFADG, from the coding sequence GTGAGCCAGCAACAAGAACAGATCCGGATTGGCGCCGATGTCGGCGGAACCTTCACGGACGTGATCCTCCTGGACGCCGAAGGCAGAATCTGGAGTCACAAGGTACCGTCGACCCCTCCCGATTTCGAGCAGGCGGTCCTGCTCGCCAGCGAGAGTCTCTTGCGCCAGAGCCAGACCGGCGGTCCGGCGGTGAGGCAGGTCGCCCACGGGACCACCGTGGCCACCAACGCCGTCCTGGAACATCGGGGCGCCAAGACGGCCCTGATCACCACCAAAGGCTTCCGGGACGTCCTCGAGTTGCGCCGCATCCGGGCTCCCCAGATCTACGACGTGTTCTTCGACAAACCGGAGATCCTGGTCGAACGCTATCTGAGGTTCGAAATCGACGAACGGATCGCGGCTGACGGCACCGTCCTGACGCCGCTGGACGAATCCGATCTGTGGCGCATCAAGGAGCGGTTGGAGGCCGAGGCGGTGGAGTCCATCGCCGTCTGTTTCCTGCATTCCTACGCCTTTCCGCAGCATGAGGTTGCCGTGGGCCGGTTCCTGCGCCGGCACTTTCCCGACACGCCCGTGTCCCTTTCCCACGAAGTCCTGCCGGAGCGCAAGGAGTACGAACGGACGGCAACCACAGTGGTCAACGCTTACGTGCGGCCCATCATGCACGTCTACCTGAATGCCCTGCGCCACGGACTCAACGATCTGGAGATCGAAGCGCCGCTGCACATCATGCAGTCGGCGGGTGGATTGACGCCGGACGACAACGCGGCGCGGCGGCCCGTCTTCGTGCTGGAATCGGGTCCGGCGGCCGGAGTCCTGGCCGCGGGTTTCACCGCCCGCCGTCTCGGGATCGGCAACGTCATCACCCTGGACATGGGGGGAACCACGGCCAAGGCCTCCATGATCGAAGGCGGGAAGATCGACTACAGTCCGGAATACGAGGTCGGCTCCTCATTGTCGGTCGTCAGCCGGCTGGTGGGGGGCGGGGGAGAATTGATTCGGGCGCCCAGCATCGACATTGCCGAGGTGGGAGCCGGCGGCGGAAGCATTGCCTACCTGGACCGGGCCGGAGGCCTTCGGGTCGGTCCGCGCAGCGCCGGCGCCGTGCCCGGCCCCGTCTGCTACCAGCGGGGTGGCCAGGCGCCCACCCTGACGGACGCCAACGTAGTCCTGGGCTACATCCGGCCCGGCGACCTGGCGGACGGCCAGGTCAGCATCGACCGCGAATCCGCCGAGAGAGCGATCACGGACATGATCGCAACACCCTTGGACCTGGATCTCATCCAGGCGGCGGAAGGCATCCACCGCATCGGAAATGCCCGCACCATGCGGGCATTGCGGGCTGTCTCCACCGAACGAGGCCGCGACCCGAGAAGTTTCGTGTTGATGGCGTTCGGGGGGTCGGGACCGATCCATGCTGCGGGGTTGGCGCGTGAACTGGGCATCAGCCGGGTGATCGTTCCTGCGCTGCCGGGCCTTTTCAGCGCCTTGGGGCTCCTCTTCTCCGGAATCGAGCACCACGACGTTCGGAGTTGTCTGCTTTCGGGTCCGGATTTGACGGCGGCGGCGCTGCGCAACGTGCGAGACGAGATGCGCCGGAACATGCTGGCGCAGTTCAAGGCCGAGGGCTTCCCCGCCGAACAGGTCCGGCTGTCGGCTGCCTGCGACGTGCGCTTCAAGGGACAGACCTCCGAGATCCGCTTGGAGGTCACCGCGGACCGGATCGGAGACCAGACCGTCCAGGATCTGTGCAGCGATTTCGTGGCGGAGCACGAGAAACTCTACGGACATCGTTCCGACCCCGACAACCCCATCGAGGTGGTGGCCGTCCGCTTGATCGGCCGGGCCGGGGAACCGCGCCAGGAGGGGGCCTTGAAGCCCGCCGAGTACCTGGGCACCCGGGCGCCCAGCCGCAGGGCCTGTTTTTCCGGAAACGTCATGGACACGCCCGTTGTGGGCCGAAGCGACCTGAAAGACCCCCGGAATGGTCCCCTGTTGATCGACGAATACGATTCCACCATCGTCGTGCCGCCCGACGCGCGGGCCTCGCTGGACCCGCAGGGAAATCTGAACCTGGAGTTCGCCGATGGCTGA
- a CDS encoding dehydrogenase E1 component subunit alpha/beta — protein sequence MEEMDRSLVLKAYEDMLVIRAFEEEVTRQFRGGNFPRHAHTCQGQEAVAVGVCQALEPDDFITSTHRGHGHLIAKGADLRRSMAEFAGKATGYCKGKGGEMHVIDLQIGMLGAVSVVGGGIPLAVGSGLASQVGRDTRVTVCFFGDGAANQGTFHEGLNLAAAWKLPVVFVCENNGYAMTVKSSNVTSVRDLAVRAVSYGIPGCSVDGNDFAAVHEAAKRAVGEARDGKGPSLIVCNTFRYEPHATVFPPALHPAPADEVKEWKDRDPITLLRRDQAQVLTEEEDLAVRDRVRVRVADALRFSLDSDWPDPSEAATDVYAPAYAPPQPEPPAGGRDITCTEALNEALREEMERDDGLIVIGEDVEILGGLFGVTRGLAREFKDRVRDTPISENSFTGVGIGAAVRGYRVVVELMYVDFTTLAMDQIVNLGAKLHYMTGGQVKVPVVIRTATGAGGSGSATHSQSLEAWLYHVPGLKLVMPATPYDAKGLMKTAIRDDNPVLFLEHKLLYQAKGPVPGIDYAIPFGEAVVRRPGKDVTVVATGAMVQEALKAADDMSRLENVELEVIDPRTIVPLDLETIVSSVRKTRAAVVLNEAPRQGSFAACLAGQIGEAAFDWLDAPVVALGMQHTPIPFSPALEKELIPNAELLKDTVREQLDL from the coding sequence ATGGAAGAGATGGACCGATCACTGGTCCTGAAGGCCTACGAAGACATGTTGGTCATTCGGGCGTTCGAGGAGGAGGTGACTCGCCAGTTTCGGGGCGGCAATTTCCCTCGCCATGCCCACACCTGCCAGGGACAGGAGGCGGTCGCGGTCGGAGTCTGCCAAGCCCTGGAGCCGGACGATTTCATCACCAGCACTCACCGGGGCCATGGCCACCTCATCGCCAAAGGGGCGGACCTGCGCCGCTCAATGGCCGAATTTGCCGGCAAAGCCACCGGGTATTGCAAGGGCAAGGGCGGCGAGATGCACGTCATCGATCTCCAGATCGGGATGCTGGGGGCGGTCAGTGTCGTAGGTGGCGGAATTCCGCTCGCAGTGGGAAGCGGCCTGGCCAGCCAAGTGGGACGTGACACCCGTGTCACCGTCTGCTTTTTCGGCGACGGAGCCGCCAACCAGGGGACTTTTCACGAGGGACTCAATCTCGCCGCGGCCTGGAAGCTCCCCGTCGTCTTCGTCTGCGAGAACAACGGTTATGCCATGACGGTGAAGTCGTCGAACGTCACTTCCGTCAGGGACCTGGCCGTCCGGGCCGTTTCCTATGGGATTCCCGGGTGCAGTGTCGACGGTAACGATTTCGCTGCCGTCCATGAGGCGGCCAAGAGGGCGGTGGGGGAGGCCCGGGACGGCAAGGGCCCGTCCCTGATCGTCTGCAATACCTTCCGCTATGAGCCGCACGCCACCGTCTTTCCGCCTGCCCTGCATCCGGCGCCGGCGGATGAGGTCAAGGAATGGAAGGATCGAGATCCCATCACCCTTCTCCGTCGTGATCAGGCGCAAGTCCTGACGGAGGAAGAGGATTTGGCCGTTCGTGATCGTGTGCGTGTTCGTGTGGCGGACGCCCTTCGCTTTTCATTGGATTCGGATTGGCCGGATCCGTCCGAAGCCGCCACGGATGTCTACGCGCCGGCATACGCTCCACCCCAGCCGGAGCCACCGGCAGGCGGCCGCGACATCACCTGTACCGAGGCTCTCAACGAGGCGCTTCGGGAGGAGATGGAGCGTGACGATGGCCTGATCGTCATCGGAGAGGACGTCGAAATCCTGGGAGGCTTGTTCGGAGTCACGCGCGGACTGGCCCGTGAGTTCAAAGACCGCGTCCGGGATACGCCGATCTCGGAGAATTCCTTCACCGGAGTGGGGATCGGAGCGGCCGTGCGGGGCTATCGGGTCGTGGTGGAACTGATGTACGTGGACTTCACGACCCTGGCCATGGACCAGATCGTGAATCTTGGGGCCAAACTCCACTACATGACCGGCGGCCAGGTCAAGGTGCCGGTGGTGATTCGGACGGCGACGGGCGCCGGCGGCAGCGGCAGCGCGACCCATTCCCAGAGCCTGGAGGCCTGGCTCTACCACGTGCCTGGTTTGAAGTTGGTCATGCCGGCCACACCCTACGATGCCAAGGGTCTGATGAAGACCGCGATCCGGGACGACAACCCGGTCCTGTTCCTGGAGCATAAGCTTCTCTATCAGGCCAAGGGTCCGGTCCCCGGGATCGACTATGCGATTCCTTTCGGGGAAGCGGTCGTCCGCCGGCCCGGAAAGGATGTCACCGTGGTGGCCACCGGAGCCATGGTCCAGGAGGCTCTCAAGGCAGCCGACGATATGTCCCGGCTGGAGAACGTCGAACTGGAGGTGATCGATCCCCGGACCATCGTGCCCCTCGATCTGGAAACCATCGTCTCTTCGGTCAGAAAGACGCGCGCGGCGGTGGTTTTGAACGAGGCTCCGCGCCAGGGCTCCTTTGCGGCCTGCCTGGCCGGCCAAATCGGCGAAGCGGCATTCGACTGGCTGGACGCTCCCGTCGTCGCGTTGGGAATGCAACATACGCCCATTCCGTTTTCTCCTGCTTTGGAAAAAGAGTTGATTCCCAATGCCGAATTGCTGAAGGACACGGTCCGGGAACAGCTGGACCTTTGA
- a CDS encoding dihydrolipoamide acetyltransferase family protein, with protein MTDLRMPAYGISDAGGTVIRWLKQTGDAVQAGESLVLVETEKAAVELEAPATGILREIRVLEGHVSVAQLLAVIEDETAAGETLISRPTPAEPAKAGFAAVGAPEAPTVPRGRSRPSGLSAEPNVRAAPAARRLARKHGIDLAGIRGTGPRGRIVRADVERQIGGRRVDLQSPTSRGQVVQEMTGRLEVAPPGAAEREELSQIRRVVAQRMIESATIPQFHLTVDVDAGVLLKAQRERRQAGRRVSITAFLVKALAESLERNRRFNASWKGDHIEIHRQVNINVAVATDRGLLVPVLRDCASQTIDEIDEQLSGLVDRARKGRTRPEEFAGGTFTLSNLGMYGIREFNGLINPPQSALLAVGEIRERPFVNQGVIGIRSEMSLTLAADHRVVDGAEAAQFLDSLRKSLTRL; from the coding sequence ATGACCGATCTCAGAATGCCCGCATACGGAATCTCCGATGCTGGCGGCACCGTGATTCGGTGGCTGAAGCAGACCGGGGACGCCGTTCAAGCGGGCGAATCCCTCGTCCTGGTCGAGACCGAAAAGGCGGCGGTGGAGCTGGAGGCTCCGGCCACCGGGATCCTGCGGGAAATTCGTGTCTTGGAAGGTCATGTGTCCGTCGCACAACTCCTGGCCGTCATCGAGGACGAGACTGCCGCCGGCGAAACACTGATCTCGCGTCCGACTCCCGCCGAACCGGCGAAAGCGGGATTCGCCGCGGTAGGTGCTCCGGAGGCTCCCACTGTGCCACGGGGCCGGTCCCGCCCGTCCGGGCTCTCGGCCGAACCCAACGTGCGCGCGGCGCCCGCAGCCCGGCGCCTGGCCCGGAAGCATGGCATCGATCTGGCCGGAATCCGCGGAACCGGGCCCAGAGGCCGGATCGTCCGGGCCGATGTGGAGCGACAGATTGGTGGCCGGAGGGTCGACCTTCAGTCACCGACCTCCCGGGGGCAAGTGGTCCAAGAAATGACCGGGCGACTGGAAGTCGCCCCTCCTGGCGCGGCGGAACGAGAGGAACTCTCGCAGATCAGGCGTGTGGTGGCTCAGCGAATGATTGAGAGCGCCACAATCCCCCAGTTCCATCTGACGGTGGACGTCGACGCCGGTGTCCTGTTGAAAGCGCAACGAGAACGGCGGCAGGCGGGCCGGCGCGTCTCGATTACCGCATTCCTGGTGAAGGCGTTGGCGGAATCGCTGGAGCGCAATCGCCGTTTCAATGCCTCCTGGAAGGGGGATCACATCGAGATCCACCGCCAGGTGAATATCAATGTCGCCGTGGCCACTGATCGAGGCCTGCTGGTTCCCGTCCTTCGTGATTGCGCCTCCCAGACCATCGATGAGATCGACGAACAACTGAGCGGTCTGGTCGATCGTGCCCGAAAGGGAAGAACCCGTCCCGAAGAGTTCGCCGGAGGGACCTTCACTCTGAGCAACCTCGGCATGTACGGGATCCGTGAGTTCAACGGCCTGATCAATCCGCCCCAGAGTGCGTTGCTGGCCGTCGGCGAGATTCGTGAACGCCCCTTCGTGAACCAGGGTGTGATCGGCATCCGGTCCGAGATGTCCCTCACGCTGGCGGCGGATCATCGGGTTGTCGACGGCGCCGAGGCCGCCCAATTCCTGGACAGTTTGCGAAAAAGCCTGACTCGCCTGTAG
- a CDS encoding deoxyguanosinetriphosphate triphosphohydrolase, producing MSSLAPFAMRVEDSEGRRYPEPEHPYRNPFQRDRDRIVHAKAFRRLEKKTQVFNPNYSDHFRNRLTHTLEVSQIARTIASALRLNNDLCEVLALSHDIGHPPFSHAGEEVLDRIMRSHGSGFEHNLHALRIIEDFEERYARFPGLNLTFEVREGIVKHSRDYAPGDQPYVDIDGYRKGERPPLEAQLIDLADEVAYNTADLDDGYGSGLITLDQMMEGSALFRRLYLRIEGNFPGSSEGILVSEAIRRLIDVLVTDLVRATRDRIRAEALDSVEAVRRFPSRVVRFGPEIGGLSRQLKGFLRDNLYHHPDLERPRRRAKALIADLFRYYEEDPAKLPPPHFDRIGERGVQRVVCDYIAGMTDSFARKIRGRISSHAG from the coding sequence ATGTCTTCCCTGGCGCCTTTCGCCATGAGAGTCGAAGACAGCGAGGGGCGGCGCTACCCCGAGCCGGAGCACCCCTATCGCAACCCGTTCCAGCGGGACCGGGACCGCATCGTTCACGCCAAGGCGTTTCGCCGGCTGGAGAAGAAGACCCAGGTCTTCAATCCCAACTATTCGGATCACTTCCGGAACCGGCTGACCCATACCCTCGAGGTCAGCCAGATCGCGCGCACCATCGCCTCGGCACTCCGTCTGAACAATGATCTATGCGAGGTCCTGGCGCTGAGTCACGACATCGGCCACCCCCCGTTCAGCCACGCCGGAGAGGAGGTTCTGGACCGTATCATGAGGTCGCACGGTTCGGGGTTCGAGCATAACCTCCATGCCTTGCGGATCATCGAAGATTTCGAAGAGCGCTACGCTCGATTCCCGGGTTTGAACCTGACGTTCGAGGTTCGCGAGGGGATCGTGAAGCACAGCCGCGACTACGCTCCCGGCGACCAACCCTACGTGGACATCGATGGTTATCGAAAGGGGGAGCGCCCGCCCCTGGAGGCCCAATTGATCGATCTGGCCGACGAGGTGGCCTACAACACGGCGGACCTGGACGACGGCTACGGGTCCGGGCTGATCACTCTCGACCAGATGATGGAGGGATCGGCTCTCTTTCGGCGCCTGTACCTTCGGATCGAGGGGAATTTCCCCGGATCTTCCGAGGGAATTCTGGTCAGCGAGGCCATTCGCCGGCTCATCGACGTGCTGGTGACGGATCTGGTTCGAGCCACTCGTGACCGGATCCGCGCGGAGGCGCTCGATTCGGTGGAAGCCGTCCGGAGATTTCCGAGCCGGGTGGTCCGGTTCGGCCCGGAAATCGGCGGTCTCAGCCGGCAGCTCAAGGGCTTTCTGCGCGACAATCTTTATCACCATCCCGACTTGGAGCGTCCCCGGCGGCGCGCCAAGGCGCTGATCGCCGATCTCTTCCGTTACTATGAGGAAGATCCGGCAAAACTGCCTCCGCCCCATTTCGACCGGATCGGGGAGCGCGGAGTTCAGCGAGTCGTCTGCGACTACATCGCGGGCATGACGGATTCCTTCGCCCGCAAGATCCGGGGCCGGATCTCCAGTCATGCGGGATAG
- a CDS encoding DUF177 domain-containing protein: protein MDIGRLKKTGEPRSLDLAITNRDLALGPSVCNMNRPARAQVSLAVAGDAVRVAGAVKADLQVSCSRCLKPVDWSLNKEFDLEYHPDPEVSREGEEIELEFGDLTVGFYRNEQLDVGASVGEQIVLELPMKPVCKESCEGLCDQCGQDLNEGACSCSGRPLDPRLAMLADLKLKMNRKQ, encoded by the coding sequence GTGGACATCGGGCGGCTGAAAAAGACAGGAGAGCCCCGGTCGCTGGACTTGGCGATCACCAACCGGGACTTGGCTTTGGGTCCGTCGGTCTGCAATATGAACCGCCCGGCCCGGGCCCAGGTCAGCCTGGCGGTCGCCGGCGACGCCGTTCGGGTCGCGGGCGCCGTGAAGGCCGATCTGCAGGTCTCCTGCAGCCGCTGCCTCAAGCCCGTCGACTGGTCCCTGAACAAGGAGTTCGACCTGGAGTACCACCCGGACCCGGAGGTCAGCCGGGAAGGGGAGGAAATCGAGCTCGAGTTTGGAGATCTGACGGTGGGGTTCTACCGGAACGAGCAATTGGACGTGGGCGCATCGGTGGGCGAGCAGATCGTCCTGGAGCTCCCCATGAAGCCCGTATGCAAGGAGAGCTGCGAGGGCCTGTGCGACCAGTGCGGGCAGGATCTGAACGAAGGGGCCTGTTCCTGTTCCGGGCGTCCCCTGGATCCCCGGCTGGCCATGCTGGCCGATCTCAAGCTCAAGATGAACCGCAAACAGTGA
- the rpmF gene encoding 50S ribosomal protein L32 produces MANPKRRHSRARRGRRRSHDFLTAPSLATCSHQCGSTVLPHRVCPECGYYKGRQVIKAGEA; encoded by the coding sequence GTGGCCAATCCCAAGAGACGACATTCCAGGGCCCGCAGGGGACGAAGGAGATCTCACGATTTCCTGACGGCCCCGAGTCTGGCCACCTGCAGCCACCAATGCGGCAGCACCGTGCTTCCCCATCGCGTCTGTCCCGAGTGCGGATATTACAAGGGGCGGCAGGTCATCAAGGCGGGGGAGGCGTAG